The uncultured Hyphomonas sp. genome includes a window with the following:
- a CDS encoding 4'-phosphopantetheinyl transferase superfamily protein, translated as MNEAVLSGDDKVRISRLVSDEKRDQLGRSLSRRRELLSHLLAEPAADIAIAHAPEGRPFLPDFPDASVSFSDSEAANALALVRSGKVGVDVEAVRPIGWQAMLPMLSSEGEAIDIRRAVEGAGGLAGFFRCWAAKEAILKAAGTGLKGGAPRIHLPLEVISGQQDQFSLEHDGLTLRVEIFETGGLVLSRAMSV; from the coding sequence GTGAACGAGGCTGTGCTCTCCGGCGACGACAAAGTGCGCATTTCGCGCCTGGTGTCGGATGAAAAGCGCGACCAGCTTGGCCGTAGCCTTTCCCGGCGGCGGGAACTCCTGTCTCATTTGCTGGCGGAACCTGCCGCGGACATTGCAATTGCCCATGCCCCGGAGGGGCGTCCTTTTCTGCCCGATTTTCCTGACGCCTCGGTCAGCTTTTCTGATAGCGAGGCGGCCAATGCACTGGCCCTGGTGCGGTCGGGAAAGGTGGGTGTGGATGTCGAAGCGGTCCGGCCCATTGGCTGGCAGGCGATGCTCCCCATGCTTTCATCTGAAGGCGAGGCCATAGACATCCGTCGCGCTGTCGAAGGGGCGGGCGGCCTTGCCGGCTTCTTCAGGTGCTGGGCCGCCAAGGAGGCGATCCTGAAGGCAGCTGGAACGGGGCTGAAGGGAGGCGCCCCAAGGATACACCTGCCTCTGGAGGTCATCTCAGGTCAGCAGGACCAGTTCAGCCTGGAGCACGATGGCCTGACTCTGCGGGTCGAGATTTTTGAGACCGGGGGGCTCGTCCTCAGCCGCGCCATGTCAGTCTAG
- a CDS encoding DUF6538 domain-containing protein — MRRGLTYHFKKRIPRELVGQPPFRSGQEFVQFSLQTKSPQEALRSMDRAYAKYHRLIEAAQSANEGNSSLITATTKPQRRIRQPTADDLGRAVDLFHDRYIAQHTNIHDLKDNREFGSLGDKLIAGKLEDDWLRIENELETAPLFPDRTLETAGEILEENNWDMDVDGELFELFCDRLRSAELDAIKRILEQSANQTHISSSELRKRQAEHRTQNYRISDAVTDYIKAEPEKREMHEKMRTACELWENLTSVTKVADIDQGLVVDFTDMMREMPANAKQRFPSLSPAEAIRANKDRQKPYPTVSPRTIKTNYVGPLSTCLSMAVGRKRARNNPFSGVKVFGSSKKSQDRRPFKIRELKVIFSQPVFQGSHSIRRRNSPGPNVYRDHFYWPAILSLFSGMRADEIANLKVTDIKSTEIEGEQKPYFDMPGTKTENALRELPVHPTLIDLGFMDYVEAQKSEGHDRLFPNWAKPNGKKRSEGRCIRNFNEKVAAAAIESDRRPTFHCFRHTLLSELESNDFSPTLMAKLAGHSIKETTAGKHYVVPELEKYYERFCSAVKYDGLNIVKILKQD; from the coding sequence ATCCGGCGCGGCCTCACATATCACTTTAAAAAGCGAATCCCGAGAGAACTAGTTGGTCAGCCGCCTTTTCGATCCGGACAAGAGTTCGTTCAGTTTTCGCTACAAACGAAGTCCCCGCAGGAGGCTCTGCGCTCCATGGACCGCGCCTATGCAAAATACCATCGACTTATAGAAGCGGCGCAATCTGCCAATGAAGGCAACTCATCTCTGATTACTGCCACAACCAAGCCCCAAAGAAGAATACGCCAGCCTACCGCAGATGACCTCGGCCGCGCAGTGGACCTCTTCCACGACCGCTACATCGCACAACACACCAACATTCACGACCTGAAGGACAACAGGGAATTCGGCTCGCTAGGCGATAAACTGATCGCCGGAAAACTAGAAGATGACTGGCTGCGCATCGAGAATGAGCTTGAAACCGCCCCCTTGTTTCCGGATCGCACTTTGGAGACGGCTGGAGAGATCCTTGAGGAAAACAACTGGGATATGGACGTTGATGGCGAGCTGTTTGAACTGTTCTGTGACAGACTGAGATCCGCAGAACTCGATGCGATTAAGAGAATTCTCGAACAGTCTGCGAACCAGACCCACATATCTTCGAGCGAACTCCGAAAGCGACAAGCTGAGCATCGAACTCAGAATTATCGAATTTCTGACGCGGTGACCGATTACATAAAAGCCGAACCCGAAAAGCGAGAAATGCACGAGAAGATGCGAACCGCATGTGAACTGTGGGAAAACCTGACCTCGGTCACAAAGGTCGCGGACATTGACCAGGGGCTCGTGGTCGATTTTACCGATATGATGAGAGAGATGCCAGCGAACGCCAAGCAGCGTTTCCCCAGCTTGTCTCCCGCTGAAGCTATCCGCGCGAACAAGGATCGTCAAAAGCCATATCCGACGGTTTCGCCGCGCACAATAAAAACGAATTATGTCGGCCCACTGAGCACTTGTCTTTCAATGGCTGTAGGACGAAAGCGTGCCAGGAATAATCCGTTTTCCGGCGTCAAAGTGTTCGGCTCATCCAAGAAATCACAAGACAGGAGGCCCTTCAAAATCAGGGAGCTAAAAGTGATTTTCAGCCAACCGGTGTTCCAGGGAAGCCATTCGATAAGACGGAGGAACTCACCCGGCCCAAATGTTTATCGGGATCATTTCTATTGGCCTGCAATTCTCTCCCTCTTTTCCGGTATGCGTGCTGACGAAATCGCAAACCTCAAGGTGACGGACATTAAATCGACGGAAATTGAAGGCGAGCAAAAGCCATATTTTGACATGCCTGGCACGAAAACTGAGAATGCCCTTCGAGAACTGCCCGTCCACCCCACCCTGATCGACCTCGGCTTTATGGATTACGTGGAAGCCCAGAAATCCGAAGGGCACGACAGACTGTTTCCGAACTGGGCTAAACCAAATGGTAAAAAGCGATCTGAAGGACGCTGCATTCGCAATTTCAACGAGAAGGTTGCAGCTGCCGCAATCGAGTCTGACCGACGACCAACTTTCCATTGCTTCCGGCATACATTGTTGAGCGAGCTTGAAAGCAATGACTTTTCGCCCACGCTCATGGCAAAGTTAGCTGGCCACTCCATCAAGGAGACCACCGCTGGCAAGCACTATGTTGTTCCGGAATTGGAAAAATATTACGAACGCTTTTGTTCTGCAGTGAAATATGACGGGTTGAACATCGTCAAAATCCTCAAGCAGGACTGA
- a CDS encoding helix-turn-helix transcriptional regulator has product MHFSELENLPPQKQMPRFLKLAFQKHGSTPAELAEKLGYARDAMVVQWMKGTAKVPLQQVSAISCFFEYDISHVLGPWLAQECPDDLNILHAAKRLVEFWEFSVINIAREVYGYYDE; this is encoded by the coding sequence ATGCACTTCTCAGAACTTGAAAACCTACCGCCTCAAAAGCAAATGCCCCGCTTCCTGAAGCTGGCATTCCAAAAGCACGGTTCAACACCAGCAGAACTTGCGGAGAAGCTAGGGTACGCCCGTGACGCAATGGTTGTTCAGTGGATGAAAGGCACAGCCAAAGTGCCACTCCAGCAGGTATCTGCCATCAGCTGCTTCTTCGAGTACGACATTTCCCATGTACTCGGTCCATGGCTCGCACAGGAATGTCCTGACGATCTGAACATTCTGCACGCCGCAAAGCGGCTCGTAGAATTTTGGGAGTTTTCTGTCATCAATATCGCTCGTGAAGTTTACGGTTACTACGACGAGTAG
- a CDS encoding nuclear transport factor 2 family protein: MTIEITAQFAEQFAQQVATAWERQDVSAAVALFEASELYLEDPFATNAASRDDGIRSLWEATLLQSNIKIETTLMALDQNAAVVRYDAEYTTETGNHQTSGIWCLEFRAKKCVKFRQWFNQKLTLEQT, translated from the coding sequence ATGACAATTGAAATTACTGCGCAATTCGCCGAACAATTTGCTCAGCAAGTGGCTACGGCCTGGGAGCGCCAAGATGTAAGCGCTGCGGTTGCTCTATTTGAAGCAAGCGAGTTGTATTTGGAGGACCCATTTGCGACGAATGCCGCTTCTCGAGACGACGGCATTCGCAGTCTTTGGGAAGCAACTCTTCTCCAATCAAATATCAAGATTGAGACGACTCTTATGGCGCTCGATCAGAACGCAGCTGTGGTCCGTTATGATGCTGAATACACTACAGAAACTGGAAACCATCAGACTAGTGGAATTTGGTGTTTGGAATTTCGAGCCAAAAAATGCGTTAAGTTCAGGCAGTGGTTCAATCAGAAGCTCACACTTGAACAGACTTAG
- a CDS encoding SDR family oxidoreductase, translating to MKALRILLTGSTGSIGASILKNLTQNYNASDLYLTVRGDARPNIDSNDPPRARIHYIEADFELGDFGAIPKDIDVLINCAGVPSGKNRFHDISDDEYNWVMSVNATAPFKLCRIVLPHMVSQKFGRIVNVNSIWGERGSEKNGAYHMSKHALRGLTRAIAKEYARFGVTCNDVSPGAVSSAMIQRIARRMAEQDNSSEELVISSFNEAQVRGSMIEPEEVSAAVMFLISEAASGVNGQSLVVDGGMIC from the coding sequence ATGAAGGCGCTTAGAATTCTGCTCACTGGCTCAACAGGCTCAATCGGAGCAAGTATTCTGAAGAATTTAACTCAGAACTATAATGCGTCAGATTTATATCTGACGGTGAGGGGAGATGCTAGACCGAATATCGATTCTAACGATCCACCTCGCGCAAGAATTCACTATATCGAGGCTGATTTTGAGCTTGGTGATTTCGGTGCCATTCCAAAAGACATCGATGTGTTGATCAACTGCGCCGGAGTTCCCTCGGGCAAAAATAGATTCCACGACATTTCAGACGACGAGTACAATTGGGTAATGTCAGTCAATGCAACTGCGCCGTTCAAATTGTGTCGAATTGTCCTTCCTCACATGGTTAGTCAGAAATTTGGAAGGATCGTTAATGTGAACTCGATCTGGGGCGAACGAGGTTCTGAAAAAAATGGTGCGTATCATATGTCTAAGCACGCATTGAGAGGGCTTACACGAGCCATTGCAAAGGAATACGCTCGCTTTGGTGTGACTTGCAATGATGTGTCACCGGGCGCGGTAAGCTCTGCAATGATCCAGAGAATAGCTCGAAGAATGGCGGAGCAAGACAACTCCTCCGAAGAGCTGGTGATTTCGTCCTTCAATGAGGCCCAGGTACGAGGTTCGATGATCGAGCCAGAGGAAGTCTCAGCGGCGGTGATGTTCTTGATCAGCGAAGCGGCTTCTGGGGTGAACGGCCAGTCGCTCGTAGTTGACGGCGGCATGATTTGCTAA
- a CDS encoding pyridoxamine 5'-phosphate oxidase family protein has protein sequence MKNDVKVIDLSDTADDGVRASVNSILENVRLLTLATVSPSGAPYVNTCYYAHDSDWCLHILTPPTTTHAKFLSSNPACAVNIVDTNHKVGDPISGLQLHGRAKLVDETHAQRSFETYTEKHKKFLEYAPNAEFVYSNFQSRFFRFEIIRGKLIDERSFGSENYIEFSVRGRS, from the coding sequence ATGAAGAATGATGTCAAGGTAATCGACTTGTCGGATACGGCGGATGATGGTGTGCGAGCGTCCGTTAACTCGATCCTGGAAAACGTTCGACTTCTCACTCTAGCGACGGTTAGCCCTAGCGGCGCTCCCTACGTGAACACGTGCTACTATGCCCATGATTCTGATTGGTGTTTACACATTCTCACTCCGCCAACTACAACTCACGCAAAGTTTTTATCAAGCAACCCTGCATGTGCGGTCAACATAGTGGATACAAATCATAAGGTTGGCGATCCAATCTCTGGTTTGCAGTTACATGGGCGCGCAAAATTAGTCGACGAAACTCACGCGCAAAGATCTTTCGAAACCTACACTGAAAAGCACAAGAAGTTCTTGGAGTATGCGCCAAATGCAGAGTTTGTTTACTCTAACTTTCAAAGCCGCTTTTTCCGATTTGAGATCATCCGCGGAAAATTGATCGACGAACGCAGCTTCGGTAGTGAGAACTATATCGAATTTTCTGTACGAGGTCGATCGTAA
- a CDS encoding transposase yields MNGESVARRQTRRKSKFSEEQIIAILAEQERGMATAEVCRCHGVSSATFYKWKAKFGGMDISDARGSGQLPSTAPLEPTKRRWGDSLLGGLTFHSSKPTCFSSEARENIIIVTTSYAPC; encoded by the coding sequence TTGAATGGAGAGTCTGTCGCAAGGAGACAGACAAGGCGGAAGAGCAAATTCAGCGAAGAACAAATCATCGCTATCTTGGCGGAACAGGAGCGCGGGATGGCGACGGCGGAGGTCTGCCGGTGTCACGGTGTCAGTTCGGCTACGTTTTACAAATGGAAGGCGAAGTTCGGAGGCATGGATATCTCGGACGCGCGGGGCTCAGGTCAGTTGCCATCGACGGCGCCCCTGGAGCCGACAAAACGACGTTGGGGAGATTCCTTGCTTGGCGGTTTAACATTTCACTCATCGAAACCGACTTGTTTCTCCTCAGAGGCACGGGAAAATATAATTATTGTAACGACGAGCTACGCGCCGTGTTAA
- a CDS encoding 2-oxoglutarate and iron-dependent oxygenase domain-containing protein: MTEYFKPVPFPLWKEDKLAFADALGRSFRETGFAVISEHPVSQSVIDANLKATKDFFALPEEVKLKYDGREGGGQRGYTAFGVENAKGKAEADQKEFWHTGRALPADSPYRETMADTPSVPEVPDFDAATRGLYDALDGFGRQLLRAVALHLKLEETWFDNKVDVGNSILRLLHYPPQTNPPPEGSVRAGAHEDINVITLLLGAEEAGLEVKHRSGKWLAVSPPPNALVINCGDMLQRLTGGVLPSTTHRVVNPSPERSRFPRYSTPFFLHFNQDVMIEALPGCIAEGGKAEPPITAQDYLMERLREIGLVKA; the protein is encoded by the coding sequence ATGACCGAATATTTCAAGCCCGTCCCGTTCCCGCTGTGGAAGGAAGACAAACTGGCCTTCGCCGATGCGCTGGGCCGGTCTTTTCGCGAAACCGGATTTGCTGTCATTTCCGAACACCCGGTGTCCCAGTCCGTTATCGATGCGAACCTTAAGGCAACGAAGGATTTCTTCGCCCTGCCTGAAGAGGTGAAGCTCAAATATGACGGACGTGAAGGCGGCGGGCAGCGCGGCTACACGGCCTTCGGCGTGGAGAACGCCAAAGGCAAAGCAGAAGCGGACCAGAAGGAATTCTGGCACACAGGACGGGCCCTGCCTGCAGATTCGCCCTATCGGGAAACGATGGCGGATACGCCGTCTGTTCCGGAGGTCCCGGATTTCGATGCCGCGACACGGGGACTGTATGACGCTCTGGACGGGTTTGGACGCCAGCTTCTTCGCGCCGTTGCCCTGCACCTGAAGCTGGAAGAGACCTGGTTCGACAACAAGGTGGACGTCGGCAACTCCATCCTCCGCCTGCTTCACTACCCGCCGCAGACGAACCCGCCGCCGGAAGGCTCTGTACGGGCTGGTGCGCATGAAGACATCAACGTCATCACGCTGCTTCTGGGCGCCGAAGAGGCTGGTCTGGAAGTGAAGCATCGTTCCGGGAAATGGCTGGCTGTAAGCCCCCCGCCGAATGCCCTGGTGATCAATTGCGGGGATATGCTGCAGAGGCTGACTGGCGGCGTGCTGCCGTCGACCACGCACCGGGTCGTGAACCCTTCGCCGGAACGGTCCAGATTCCCGCGTTACTCGACGCCGTTCTTCCTGCACTTCAATCAGGATGTGATGATCGAAGCGCTGCCGGGCTGCATTGCAGAAGGCGGCAAGGCTGAACCGCCGATCACGGCTCAGGACTATCTGATGGAGCGCCTGCGCGAGATTGGCCTGGTGAAAGCCTGA
- a CDS encoding thiazole synthase, producing the protein MNDPLIIAGKSYASRLIVGTGKYASYQQNADAARAAGAEIVTVALRRVNLSNPDEERLTDFVKPDEFTYLPNTAGCFTADEAVRTLRLAREAGGWNLVKLEVLADQKTLYPNMPETLKAAEALLADGFEVMVYCSDDPVYAKMLEEAGCCAIMPLGSLIGSGLGIMNPVNIRLIVEQSRVPVIVDAGVGTASDAAIAMELGCDGVLMNTAIAAAKDPVLMASAMKHAVIAGREAYLAGRMPKKMYADPSSPLAGLI; encoded by the coding sequence GTGAACGACCCCCTGATTATTGCCGGTAAGTCCTATGCCTCGCGCCTGATCGTGGGGACCGGGAAGTATGCGTCCTATCAACAGAATGCAGATGCCGCCCGGGCGGCCGGGGCAGAGATTGTCACCGTCGCGCTCCGGCGGGTGAATCTGTCCAACCCGGACGAGGAGCGGCTGACAGATTTTGTGAAGCCGGATGAGTTTACCTACCTGCCGAACACGGCGGGGTGCTTCACGGCAGATGAGGCGGTGCGCACCCTGCGCCTTGCCCGGGAAGCGGGTGGCTGGAACCTCGTCAAACTCGAAGTCCTGGCGGATCAGAAGACGCTTTACCCGAACATGCCGGAAACACTCAAAGCCGCAGAAGCGTTGCTGGCGGATGGGTTTGAAGTCATGGTCTACTGCTCTGATGATCCGGTATACGCAAAGATGCTCGAAGAGGCGGGGTGCTGCGCAATCATGCCGCTCGGCTCCCTGATCGGATCGGGACTCGGCATCATGAACCCGGTCAATATCCGCCTCATCGTCGAGCAGAGCCGCGTGCCGGTAATTGTCGATGCAGGGGTTGGCACCGCGTCAGATGCCGCGATCGCAATGGAACTCGGCTGCGACGGCGTTCTGATGAACACAGCCATCGCCGCGGCAAAGGATCCGGTCCTCATGGCGTCGGCGATGAAGCACGCCGTCATCGCGGGCCGCGAAGCTTACCTTGCCGGCCGCATGCCCAAGAAGATGTATGCTGACCCGAGCTCTCCGCTGGCGGGCCTGATCTGA
- the thiS gene encoding sulfur carrier protein ThiS — MTITLNGETREIEPGTTVAMLVAQISGAEGRDSRGVAIERNLEIVPKSEHASTLLEDGDRIEVVQFVGGG, encoded by the coding sequence ATGACAATAACGCTGAATGGGGAAACCCGCGAAATAGAGCCCGGTACGACCGTCGCCATGCTTGTGGCACAGATCTCTGGCGCAGAGGGGCGTGATTCCCGCGGTGTCGCGATCGAACGGAACCTGGAAATCGTGCCAAAATCCGAACACGCGTCTACCCTTCTGGAGGATGGAGACCGGATTGAAGTGGTGCAGTTCGTTGGTGGCGGTTGA
- a CDS encoding type II 3-dehydroquinate dehydratase — MVKPIYVLGGPNLNLLGTREPDIYGRDTLDDIHARLKAQAGDTPIEARQTNSEGELVTWIQEASREASAVILNAGAYTHTSVALHDALRTCAVPVVEVHLSNPAAREAFRQVNYVAPAVNASIAGLGAYGYELALMAALKLSGK; from the coding sequence ATGGTGAAGCCGATATATGTCCTCGGAGGCCCGAACCTCAACCTGCTGGGAACGCGGGAACCGGACATTTATGGCCGGGACACGCTTGATGACATTCATGCGCGTCTGAAAGCACAGGCAGGAGACACGCCGATTGAGGCCCGCCAGACCAATTCCGAAGGCGAACTGGTAACATGGATCCAGGAAGCTTCCAGGGAAGCGTCCGCCGTGATTCTCAATGCCGGCGCCTACACCCACACATCCGTCGCTCTTCACGATGCTCTGCGCACCTGCGCGGTGCCGGTCGTCGAAGTGCATCTCTCAAACCCTGCCGCCCGAGAGGCTTTTCGGCAGGTGAATTATGTCGCGCCAGCGGTGAACGCATCGATTGCGGGCCTTGGCGCCTATGGTTATGAGCTTGCCCTGATGGCCGCGCTAAAGCTGTCAGGAAAATAA
- the accB gene encoding acetyl-CoA carboxylase biotin carboxyl carrier protein, which translates to MSTGKNKLDTGLVRELAAILREADLGEIEVEHEGLRVRVSKPTPPVVQAAVAAPAPVAAAPAPAAAAAAPATAEAAPATPDNAIKSPMVGTAYLSPEPGAKAFVSVGDKVKKGDTLMLVEAMKTFNPVEADRAGTVKAIYVTDSQPVEFGEPLILIE; encoded by the coding sequence ATGAGCACTGGCAAGAACAAGCTGGATACCGGACTCGTCCGGGAACTCGCCGCCATCCTTCGCGAGGCGGACCTGGGAGAAATTGAAGTTGAACATGAGGGCCTTCGGGTACGTGTCAGCAAGCCGACCCCACCGGTCGTGCAGGCTGCAGTGGCCGCACCTGCGCCCGTTGCAGCCGCACCCGCCCCGGCGGCAGCAGCTGCTGCACCGGCCACCGCAGAAGCCGCACCTGCGACGCCAGACAATGCGATCAAATCGCCGATGGTCGGCACAGCTTATCTCTCGCCCGAGCCCGGCGCCAAGGCGTTCGTGTCGGTTGGCGACAAGGTGAAAAAGGGCGACACGCTGATGCTTGTTGAAGCCATGAAGACCTTCAACCCGGTCGAGGCAGACCGCGCTGGCACGGTAAAGGCCATCTATGTCACCGATTCCCAGCCAGTCGAATTTGGCGAGCCGCTCATTCTGATCGAATAG
- the accC gene encoding acetyl-CoA carboxylase biotin carboxylase subunit — protein sequence MTEQRTIQKVLIANRGEIALRIHRACKEMGLQTVVVHSEADRDAMAVRLADESVCIGPAPSSQSYLKKSQILAAAEITGADAIHPGYGFLSENAQFAEMVEAHGLAFIGPTAEHIRVMGDKIAAKQAMIDAGVPCVPGSEGALSSISDAKKAAKKIGFPVLVKASAGGGGRGMKLAKTEADLENAVRTAKTEAKAAFGDDAVYLEKYLQGPRHIEVQVIADTHGNVAHLWERDCSLQRRNQKVLEEAPSPALTQAQREEIGTICAKAMEKLGYRGAGTIEFLYEDGRFYFIEMNTRLQVEHPVTEMITGIDLVREQIRIAEGKKLSFSQDDVLLVGHAIECRINAEHPETFVPSPGLIAEFHAPGGPDVRLDSAAYAGYRIPPHYDSLIGKLIVHGRTRRECLMRLRRALSEMVVSGVYTTLDLHRRLVENEDVQNGDYNIHWLEKFLAENKIAPEEKA from the coding sequence ATGACCGAACAACGTACCATCCAGAAGGTCCTCATCGCGAACCGCGGTGAGATCGCGCTGCGTATTCACCGCGCTTGCAAGGAAATGGGCCTGCAAACCGTCGTCGTGCACTCAGAGGCCGACCGGGATGCCATGGCCGTTCGCCTGGCAGACGAAAGCGTCTGTATCGGCCCGGCGCCCTCCTCGCAAAGTTATCTCAAGAAATCCCAGATCCTGGCAGCAGCCGAGATCACAGGGGCGGATGCCATCCATCCAGGCTACGGCTTCCTGTCCGAGAACGCCCAGTTCGCAGAAATGGTCGAAGCCCACGGCCTCGCCTTTATCGGCCCGACGGCTGAGCATATCCGGGTCATGGGCGACAAGATCGCGGCCAAACAGGCCATGATCGATGCCGGCGTCCCCTGCGTACCGGGATCGGAAGGCGCACTCTCCTCGATCTCCGACGCCAAGAAGGCCGCCAAGAAAATCGGGTTCCCGGTGCTGGTGAAAGCGTCTGCCGGTGGCGGTGGCCGCGGCATGAAACTCGCCAAGACCGAAGCCGACCTTGAGAACGCTGTCCGGACCGCAAAGACAGAAGCCAAAGCTGCTTTTGGCGATGATGCCGTCTATCTTGAAAAATACCTTCAGGGCCCCCGGCATATCGAAGTGCAGGTGATCGCGGACACGCACGGAAATGTTGCCCACCTGTGGGAGCGCGATTGCTCCCTGCAGCGCCGCAACCAGAAGGTTCTCGAGGAAGCCCCGTCCCCGGCTCTCACTCAGGCACAGCGCGAAGAGATCGGTACGATCTGCGCCAAGGCCATGGAGAAGCTCGGCTATCGCGGCGCCGGCACGATCGAATTCCTCTATGAAGACGGCCGGTTCTATTTCATCGAAATGAACACCCGTCTGCAGGTCGAACATCCGGTGACGGAAATGATCACCGGCATCGATCTCGTCCGCGAACAGATTCGTATCGCAGAAGGCAAAAAGCTGTCATTCTCCCAGGATGATGTGCTGCTCGTCGGCCATGCCATCGAATGCCGGATCAATGCCGAGCATCCGGAGACATTCGTTCCGTCTCCGGGTCTGATCGCTGAATTCCATGCCCCCGGCGGCCCTGATGTGCGCCTGGATAGTGCGGCCTATGCCGGATACCGGATTCCGCCGCACTATGATTCCCTGATCGGCAAACTGATCGTGCACGGCCGCACACGCCGGGAATGCCTGATGCGTCTTCGCCGCGCACTGTCGGAAATGGTAGTGAGTGGAGTTTATACAACGCTCGATCTCCACCGGCGCCTCGTCGAAAACGAAGACGTCCAGAACGGTGACTACAATATTCACTGGCTGGAAAAATTCCTCGCCGAGAACAAGATCGCTCCGGAAGAAAAAGCCTAG
- the aat gene encoding leucyl/phenylalanyl-tRNA--protein transferase, protein MSARFGTNDLLACYRRGVFPMGDARDDPNLFLVDPDMRGILPLDGFHIPKRLKRRVKQEPYRVTADTAFTRVMEMCAESAEGRETTWINSTILNLYSALYREGHAHSVECWDESGELVGGLYGVAVGGAFFGESMFSRATDASKIALVHLAARLIEGGFTLLDAQFHNPHLEQFGLIEIPRAEFKRLLKAALVVEADFYCGRSGLSDGFTGSGAVQRITQTS, encoded by the coding sequence ATGTCTGCTCGGTTTGGCACCAATGACCTGCTCGCCTGTTACCGGCGCGGCGTGTTCCCCATGGGGGATGCGCGCGATGATCCGAATCTGTTTCTCGTGGATCCGGATATGCGCGGCATTCTTCCGCTGGATGGCTTCCACATTCCGAAACGCCTGAAGCGCCGGGTCAAACAGGAACCGTACCGCGTCACGGCTGACACCGCTTTCACCCGGGTCATGGAAATGTGCGCCGAAAGCGCTGAGGGCCGGGAGACGACCTGGATCAACTCGACGATCCTGAACCTCTACAGCGCCCTCTACCGCGAAGGTCACGCCCACTCCGTCGAATGCTGGGATGAATCGGGCGAGCTGGTCGGCGGATTGTATGGCGTCGCTGTTGGCGGTGCCTTCTTTGGCGAAAGCATGTTCTCGCGGGCGACGGATGCTTCGAAGATCGCTCTGGTCCATCTGGCCGCCCGCCTGATAGAAGGCGGGTTCACGCTTCTGGATGCGCAGTTTCACAACCCGCATCTGGAACAGTTTGGATTGATCGAAATCCCGCGCGCGGAATTCAAGCGCCTGCTCAAGGCCGCGCTTGTCGTGGAAGCCGACTTTTACTGCGGCCGCTCCGGGTTATCCGATGGATTCACAGGATCCGGCGCCGTGCAGCGGATCACCCAGACATCGTAG
- a CDS encoding DUF2155 domain-containing protein: protein MFRALVSAAVIAGLVGAAHAATFVQKDKATLRALDKITGRSTDIEVFVGQPVVFGSLRVELEVCYQTPPEEAPESAAFLKIFSTQPVAVETMDAAVDANAVETVSEDNPELFSGWMYASSPGLSALEHPVYDVWVIRCTAPDPVNPSDNPERPQ, encoded by the coding sequence ATGTTTCGAGCGCTCGTTTCAGCTGCTGTCATAGCCGGACTGGTCGGAGCGGCGCATGCCGCAACCTTCGTCCAGAAAGACAAGGCAACGCTGCGAGCGCTCGACAAGATCACCGGGCGCTCGACGGATATTGAAGTCTTCGTCGGACAACCGGTTGTCTTCGGTTCCCTCAGAGTGGAGCTGGAAGTCTGCTACCAGACCCCGCCGGAAGAGGCGCCGGAAAGCGCGGCATTCCTGAAGATCTTCTCGACGCAGCCTGTCGCGGTCGAGACGATGGATGCTGCTGTCGATGCCAATGCCGTGGAGACGGTGAGCGAAGACAATCCGGAACTCTTCTCGGGTTGGATGTATGCCTCGTCACCTGGTCTCAGCGCCCTGGAACACCCGGTCTACGATGTCTGGGTGATCCGCTGCACGGCGCCGGATCCTGTGAATCCATCGGATAACCCGGAGCGGCCGCAGTAA